In Castor canadensis chromosome 6, mCasCan1.hap1v2, whole genome shotgun sequence, the genomic window TAACCATCCATAACCCAAAATAGTTCCAGTAGTTCCCTCCTCCCCTACCTCTGTGGTGTATGCATTGGTGTGGCAGAACAGAAATGGCCATTTTCAGTGGATATATAGGTAAAGCGGGgtaaacagaaacagagaaaggaaggagactcAGACATGGTAAATTAAAGACAGCAATAAACAATGTATGGACATTGATTGTCTAGAAGGGCAGGAAGGTGAATGGGGAGGTGCCTGTCCAGAGTACCctcccaccacacacagcttgaTGTCCTATTCTGATCTGGCAGGAAGAGATGCTCATGTAGGCATCCCCCTGGACACACCAGATTTTCCCTTTAGATTCCAGTACTCCCCCCACTCCGCCCCTTGGCATGCTCTGAAGGCATGGTAGGTATCCTAGTGTGATCTGATCTGGTGTTGGTGCACAATTCTGTGTACCTAGTCCCATGTGGATGGAAGTTTTCAGTGAGTAGATCACTCTGGTAGGGTGTGTCCCTTCTGAACAGTACTGGGGATAGGAAAAGGGCTTGGTACCAAATGGGGGACACTCAGTTTTCTTCTCCCTTTAAGGAGAGCACAGAACACTTGACCCTTGCACTCCAGTTAGGTTTCTCCTTTACTCTACTTGCTATCTTCATTTCTTTGCCACAAGGTTAGTTTGGCACTTCTACTACCTGGTGGGCTTTTCCCTACATCCTGGAGAGAAGGGGGGAGATATAGGGACCCTGCACCACCTCTGCTTGAGTTTCCCATCTGGGCTgatgaagagagggagggagaacacCAAAAATCAAAGTCCAAGAGGCCAGGCTCTCTCCTCCCTAGTCCTGTCCTTCTGGTCACTGTCCTTCTGTGATCCCTTTCCCAGAAGGATATGTAACCTGGGACCTGGGTCTTGTGCTAAGCAGCTCTCTGGCCTCCACTCAAGCACAAACGCTGACACCCATTCACACAGCTCCAGAGGAGCGCCCACGCGCTCTGGAGACACATGGCCTGGTGTTTGGGCACTCTGGCATGCTCTTGGCAGCACAGGAGCACAGTGGAGCCACTCCGGGCTCACAAAGCAGCAACATGGCTCCAGAACTCCAgctccacatgcacacatgtaaCTGACACAGGCAGTCCCACACAATCGCTGGATCTCAGACATACAAAGACACCTACTCAGTGAAGTCACATGCCACAGCAAGAGCCCACCTTGTCAGATCTCACACATGTCCCCTTTCCCACCGCCTTCAATCCCATTGGCTCCCCCCTTCCACTTCACAACGcaggcctccagaactgtgtgtCGCTCTTTAGCCACCCCCAACCAATACAAGATCCAGCTCCCAGCCCCCAAACCCTGGCCGCATTAATTTCCCAAAGCGACACCCGGCAGGTTCCCTAGGGAAAttagaggaagacagagagaagcaAGGGCAAAGGGATGAGGTCGGAGAAGGGAGTTGATGAGTGCAAGGACATCTCGATGCAGGGCCGTGCAATGACGAACCTCAGCTTTTTTCGAAGGCCATTCTCGCCCCCTCTCCTTCTGATTTTTAGGAATTGAAGCTTGCATGGGGGTGGAGGAGAcaatgaacagaaaaagaaactgaaagccGGTGTTGGAGAGGGAACGGATGGAGATACACGCGAAGGAGGGAACGAGAGAACAGTGGTAGCCGCCGTCCATGGAGAAGCGGGCGACTGTGGGGCAGCAAGGGGAGGGGCGGAGCAGAGCAGCCTCCCGGGAGAGTCCTGTTTACACTTGAGGATCCCAAACCACTTAGCGGAGGAAAGGCGAGGTCAGACTAGGAGACGGCGAGACCGGGCGCGGGGAAAGGGCACGGTGAAGGGAAACGCGGAGAGCTCCGACGTGAGAGCGGCCGTGGCGAAGCGGGCGCGGCCGGGTCAGAGAGGGGTGGGGACGGCGGCGCGGCCGGGCGCGTACCGGGCCGGGGTGGCGCGGCCGGAGCCGTGGCGCGGTGCGCGCAGGGCAGCTAGAGGGCGCTGGCGGAGCCGCGCAGAGCGGGGTAGGCAGAGCCAGGCTGGGagcgggtggggggagggggggcggagtggggtCCGCTGGGACCCGAGCGAGGGCCGCGCGGGACCGTCGGGGGCGGCCTGGGGCGGAGGACGGTGCCGATCTCGGGGACCTCCCGGGGACCGGGCCGCCGCCGCCCTTGCCCGTACCTTGGCGCTCAACTCGGCCGCTGCCTCCACGCTCTTCTCCGACATGgtgccggggccggggccggggctgGCGGGGGGCCGGGGTCCCGGGGCCGAGACGGAGGAGCCCTGGACGGCGGAAGGTGGCCGCGGCCGGAATCTGGCGCGgtgacggcggcggcggcgacagCGGCAGCGGCGGCCGCTCGGCAAGCTGGGTCTCTGGAAGAGGCGGCAGAGACGcgcggggtggggcgggggtgGGTCCGGAGCGGAGACCCGCAGGGCTGCGGCCGTCCGGAGGGCGGGCGGAAGGGCGGTGCGGGCGGTGGCCGGCGCGCTCCGGTCGCGATCGCTGAGTCCTGGGCTGACCGCCCCCGCACCAGCAGAGCTGCCGCCGACCAGCCGCTGCCGCCCCCGGGAAGAGAACCCGCTTATAAGGCGGCGCTGCCCGACGGGAGGGGCTTCCCAGGGGTGGGGCAGGCGGGAgcggggaggagaggagaggggagggggatgaaagagGAGGTTGGAGAGGTGGGGATAGGAGGATGAAAGCGAGGGGCGGGAGAGTGAGCGGGGCGGGAGGGAGGACGAGACCAGGAGGGGGAAATGGAGAGACTGACGGCCGCGGAGAGAGAGGAGTGGGGCGAGGAGGTGGGAAGAGGTGGGGTTCCTGCAGGGAGACACCTCTCCAAATCCCAACCTACTGCCTGCAAGCGTGGAGTCTGGCTTCTGGGGCGAACTGGAGAGGTGGCTAGAATCCTACTGACCCCCAAAAAAGCCCAGAGATTTTGCcaaggggcggggtggggggagcagaTGGAGAAGCTGGGCAGgtatttgagaaagcaaaagccGAACGAAGAGGAAGAGGGTTGCGGAGCTACTTCCACATCTCGCTGGATTTCCCCTCTCATTCTCCATCCACATTCTCTGGGTGGCCTTGAGAAGGAAGGGATGAGAGCGGAAAGGTCGGCCTGGCCTCCTCTCCCGCTGAAACTGACATCTGTGGCCCTTGCTGGGTTCCTCCCTTCCTGGCTCATTCCTGTGATCTGAGGGCAATCAGAGGCCCTCCAATCTCCCTGTTTTCCGCCTCTCCACATCTTCCATCTTTCTTACTCGCCTGTCTCACCTCACTTTTATCTGTctggttctgtttctctttaTCCCTCTTCACGCATCGTTACCCagacaccccacacacacactcacaaccatTCTCCCGCTCCTCTGCCTCTTCTACCCTTCCATGTGGGGGTCTCTTTCCTATCCTCTCCCAGACAACACTGTTCGTTCTGGTTTTATCTAATTGACCTGGTCCACTATCCTTCGTTGATTTTCCTCAACTCTTCTTGcctcattttttacatttttcctctttgcttttctctttcctctgctaCCATCTTCCCCAGCCTTTCTGTATTATATTGGCCTCCTTTGCAAATACAATACTGGTCCAGGTCTGGAGGCCAGCTTCATTCTATTCCACATATCCTCAGATCCTCACCCTCAATTCGTCATCTTTGGGTCATGTTGACAAGCTTGGGGTTTCTGGAGGGGAAAGAGGCTGGGGTATGGATTAAAAGTCAGAAAGGTGGATGGGGTAGGCTTTGGAAAAAGGTTCTCTTATGGACTCCACTGCTTATCATTCTTCTCcttttgatcattttttaaaataaagacatacGTTGCTgatccatcatcatcatcaccatcatttttgtatttgagGGCTAAATAAATCTTTTGGTCCCTTGGAGGACACTTTCCAGTTTCTCTCTTGACTCTTCTATTAGTTTCTCAGTCTTGGTCTTCCCAGAAATCTTGGGGCCCCACCCAGGTTTTCCTTGCCGAAttctgtccatcttttctctgagACCTTTCCATTCTCCTTTCTCAACCTGTTTTCTGACTCATTGGCTGATGTCTTTAGCGATCGCTCACCTTCTCCATCTCTCTACTCTTCTGGTTTCATTAATCTCCTCTTTCCCCATCCTTTGCTATCCgcttctccccccccccacccccccacccccagtctccCAGTCTCGC contains:
- the Ptms gene encoding parathymosin, whose amino-acid sequence is MALFSQIGPLAPRELDSSHLSSSPQKPDSTLAGSRLGFGEVSPCRNPTSSHLLAPLLSLRGRQSLHFPLLVSSSLPPRSLSRPSLSSSYPHLSNLLFHPPPLSSPPRSRLPHPWEAPPVGQRRLISGFSSRGRQRLVGGSSAGAGAVSPGLSDRDRSAPATARTALPPALRTAAALRVSAPDPPPPHPARLCRLFQRPSLPSGRRCRCRRRRRHRARFRPRPPSAVQGSSVSAPGPRPPASPGPGPGTMSEKSVEAAAELSAKDLKEKKEKVEEKASRKERKKEVVEEEENGAEEEEEETAEDGEEEDEGDEEDEEEEEEDDEGPALKRAAEEEDEADPKRQKTENGASA